One Bacillota bacterium DNA segment encodes these proteins:
- the rsgA gene encoding ribosome small subunit-dependent GTPase A, translating into MKLKDLGFDEWFQEKLKELEKPGYGAARVTAVDKDSFLVRDENDEVPAELTGRLMFAAASSADLPTVGDWAFVQYHNSNTLAVIHELFPRKSVLKRKTAGKRIDHQMIASNIDAAFIIQSCDFDFNLRRLERYLVMVNEGHIEPVILLSKSDLVGEQELAQRVSEIRKANIKCRTIAFSNKTGPGPDQVRRVLEAGKTYCLLGSSGVGKTTLLNHLVGRDAFKTNIVREKDGRGRHTTTRRQLILLDQGAMLIDTPGMRELASIGAGTGIDDSFSDIKDLAGGCRYTDCTHNSETGCAVLAAIENGELTRERYRSYMKLVRESEHYQSSYAEKRRKDRKFGQFCKAVMKYNKKH; encoded by the coding sequence ATGAAGCTCAAAGATCTCGGGTTTGACGAATGGTTTCAAGAAAAGCTGAAAGAGTTAGAGAAACCCGGTTATGGCGCGGCACGCGTGACCGCAGTCGACAAAGACAGCTTCCTCGTAAGGGATGAAAACGACGAGGTTCCAGCCGAACTCACAGGCAGGCTGATGTTCGCCGCCGCGTCGAGCGCGGACCTTCCCACAGTGGGAGACTGGGCCTTTGTGCAATACCACAACTCCAACACGCTTGCCGTTATTCACGAGCTTTTTCCAAGGAAATCGGTCTTGAAACGGAAGACGGCAGGCAAGCGAATCGATCACCAGATGATTGCGTCAAACATCGATGCGGCCTTCATTATCCAATCATGCGATTTCGATTTCAACCTGCGCAGGCTGGAACGATACCTGGTAATGGTGAACGAGGGTCATATTGAACCCGTAATTCTCTTAAGCAAGAGCGACCTGGTCGGTGAACAGGAATTGGCGCAGAGGGTTTCGGAAATTAGAAAAGCGAATATTAAATGCAGAACAATCGCGTTCAGCAATAAAACCGGCCCGGGACCGGACCAGGTCCGCCGGGTGTTGGAAGCCGGCAAAACGTACTGCCTGCTGGGATCGTCGGGCGTGGGAAAAACCACGCTGCTGAATCACCTTGTCGGCCGGGATGCATTTAAGACAAACATCGTCCGCGAAAAGGACGGCAGGGGGAGACACACGACAACGCGCCGCCAGTTGATACTCCTCGACCAAGGCGCGATGTTGATCGATACCCCGGGAATGAGAGAACTGGCCAGTATCGGCGCGGGTACCGGAATAGACGACAGCTTTTCCGACATCAAGGACCTTGCCGGCGGTTGTCGTTACACCGACTGTACCCACAATTCCGAAACCGGCTGCGCCGTCCTGGCGGCCATTGAGAATGGCGAACTGACCAGGGAGCGTTACCGCAGCTACATGAAGCTGGTTAGAGAGTCCGAACACTATCAGTCGTCTTACGCTGAAAAACGAAGGAAGGACAGAAAGTTCGGACAGTTCTGTAAGGCGGTAATGAAATATAACAAGAAG
- a CDS encoding LysM domain-containing protein, translating into MSMAPCPGGTFPYVIRAGDTCFALAQRFGTSVAAIQAANPGLNCDNLQIGQIICIPVGVPPVCPAGTTPYIIRAGDTCFSLAQRFGTSVAAILAANPGLNCDNLQIGQTICIPVGVPPVCPAGTTPYIIRAGDTCFSLAQRFGTSVAAIQAANPGLNCNNLQIGQTICIP; encoded by the coding sequence ATGAGTATGGCACCATGTCCCGGCGGTACTTTCCCATATGTCATCAGGGCCGGTGACACCTGCTTCGCCTTAGCCCAGCGCTTCGGCACCAGCGTCGCCGCCATTCAGGCCGCCAACCCCGGACTGAACTGCGACAACCTGCAGATCGGCCAGATAATCTGTATCCCGGTGGGCGTGCCGCCCGTTTGCCCGGCAGGTACGACTCCGTATATCATTAGAGCCGGCGACACCTGCTTCTCATTGGCCCAGCGCTTCGGTACCAGCGTCGCCGCCATCCTGGCCGCCAACCCCGGACTGAACTGCGACAACCTGCAGATCGGCCAGACGATCTGTATCCCGGTGGGCGTGCCGCCCGTTTGCCCGGCAGGTACGACTCCGTATATCATCAGGGCCGGTGACACCTGCTTCTCCTTAGCCCAGCGGTTCGGCACCAGTGTTGCCGCCATTCAGGCCGCCAACCCCGGACTGAACTGCAACAACCTGCAGATCGGCCAGACGATCTGTATTCCGTAA
- a CDS encoding ATP-binding cassette domain-containing protein, giving the protein MKALLEAENLRLTISGREVFAVDSLTLRKGEVLALVGPNGAGKTSLLLTLAHLQPPTSGTVRFDGRTVRNGNSLALRRRTAVVFQESLLLNTTVLGNITTPLRIKGVPRREAEARASKWLEYFGISSLARRPARRVSGGEAQRVSLARAFALEPEVLFLDEPFAALDYPTRNALLKELGGLLKETGTTTLFVTHDYTEIPYLAGRVAVILGGRIIKEGTMEEVFGGEIRERMSWVPWDM; this is encoded by the coding sequence TTGAAAGCGCTGCTTGAGGCAGAAAACCTGCGCCTGACCATTTCCGGTCGCGAAGTATTCGCAGTCGACAGCCTGACCCTCAGGAAGGGCGAAGTCCTGGCTCTCGTCGGGCCGAACGGCGCTGGCAAGACCAGCCTGCTCCTGACCCTCGCCCACCTCCAGCCGCCGACGTCAGGGACCGTCAGGTTCGACGGCCGGACCGTCCGCAACGGGAACAGTCTCGCCCTGCGCCGGCGGACGGCGGTGGTTTTCCAGGAATCCCTGCTGCTGAACACCACGGTGCTGGGGAACATCACCACCCCCCTGCGGATCAAGGGCGTGCCGCGCCGCGAAGCGGAAGCCCGGGCGTCGAAGTGGCTGGAGTACTTCGGCATCTCCTCCCTGGCCCGCCGCCCCGCCCGGCGCGTTTCCGGCGGCGAGGCGCAGCGCGTCAGCCTGGCCCGCGCGTTCGCCCTTGAACCGGAGGTGCTTTTCCTGGACGAACCTTTCGCGGCGCTGGATTACCCCACCCGCAACGCTCTTTTAAAGGAACTCGGCGGACTGCTCAAGGAAACCGGGACCACCACGCTCTTCGTCACCCACGATTATACGGAAATACCTTACCTTGCCGGTCGGGTGGCCGTGATACTCGGCGGGCGCATCATTAAAGAAGGAACAATGGAGGAAGTATTCGGCGGCGAAATCCGCGAAAGGATGTCATGGGTGCCGTGGGATATGTGA
- a CDS encoding ABC transporter permease — protein MSILGQGITEALRLISTGDPEVVNITLRTLQVSATATCISVAVSVPAGAALALSRFFGRGLVVSLINFGMGLPPVVVGLATWLCLARYGPLGFLGILYSPAAMIIAQAIIASPIVAGFTVAAIQSVSPKLRLQMLSLGPTRLQYLWLLLREARLGILAAVIAGFGGVISEVGASMMVGGNIHGQTRVLTTATVLEVSKGNFELATALSIILLLLSFSITAALTILQQRGAAK, from the coding sequence TTGAGCATCCTCGGTCAAGGGATAACGGAAGCCTTGCGGTTAATATCAACCGGCGACCCGGAAGTGGTGAACATCACCCTGCGCACGCTGCAGGTATCAGCCACGGCCACCTGCATCAGCGTGGCTGTAAGCGTCCCCGCCGGCGCCGCCCTCGCCCTTTCCCGTTTCTTCGGGCGCGGGTTGGTGGTAAGCCTGATCAACTTCGGGATGGGGCTGCCGCCCGTCGTCGTCGGCCTCGCCACCTGGCTCTGTCTTGCCCGGTACGGACCGTTGGGCTTCCTGGGCATCCTATATTCGCCCGCGGCCATGATTATCGCCCAGGCGATCATCGCCTCGCCGATCGTCGCCGGCTTCACCGTGGCGGCGATACAGTCGGTCAGCCCGAAGCTTCGCCTGCAGATGCTCTCGCTGGGACCGACCCGCCTGCAGTACCTGTGGCTCCTGCTGCGTGAGGCGCGCCTCGGCATCCTTGCGGCGGTAATCGCCGGTTTCGGCGGTGTGATTTCGGAGGTCGGAGCATCGATGATGGTCGGCGGGAACATACACGGGCAGACCCGCGTGCTCACGACCGCCACCGTTCTCGAGGTCTCCAAGGGGAACTTCGAACTGGCTACGGCCCTCAGCATCATCCTGCTGCTGCTCTCTTTCAGCATCACCGCGGCGCTGACCATCCTGCAGCAGAGAGGGGCCGCGAAGTAA
- a CDS encoding substrate-binding domain-containing protein: MLRKTLILALFALVALALLTGCGKTAKVEETQQPATSQPKVKDLILATTTSTVDSGLLDVLTPLFEKQTGYKVKTIAVGTGQALEMGKKGEADVLLVHAPASEKELVDSGVGINYQLVMHNDFIVVGLPEDPAGIKGKTSVEAFKDIAAKKVVFISRGDDSGTNKKEISIWEETGVTPSGSWYQESGQGMGATLLMASEKKGYTLTDRATYLAQKANVKLEILSEGDKSLLNIYHVMQVNPEKFSKVNAEGAKAFVDFMTSPDTQQVIGDFGKDKFGQSLFTPDAGKKMEDLA, from the coding sequence ATGTTAAGAAAAACGCTTATTTTGGCGCTGTTCGCGCTTGTCGCCCTGGCTTTGCTCACCGGCTGCGGCAAGACCGCCAAGGTGGAGGAAACACAACAGCCCGCAACCTCTCAGCCCAAGGTGAAGGATTTGATTCTCGCCACCACCACTTCCACGGTTGATTCCGGCCTGCTCGACGTTTTAACCCCGCTTTTCGAGAAACAAACCGGCTACAAGGTTAAAACCATCGCCGTCGGAACCGGCCAGGCGCTTGAAATGGGCAAAAAAGGCGAAGCCGACGTCCTGCTGGTGCACGCCCCTGCGTCCGAAAAAGAATTGGTCGATTCCGGCGTCGGGATCAACTATCAACTGGTGATGCACAACGACTTTATCGTCGTCGGGCTGCCGGAAGATCCCGCCGGGATCAAGGGCAAGACCAGCGTTGAGGCATTCAAGGATATCGCCGCTAAGAAGGTGGTCTTTATCTCCCGCGGCGACGATTCCGGCACCAACAAGAAGGAGATCTCCATCTGGGAAGAGACCGGCGTCACCCCGTCCGGAAGCTGGTATCAGGAGTCCGGACAAGGCATGGGCGCGACCCTGTTGATGGCCTCCGAGAAGAAGGGCTACACCCTGACCGACCGCGCCACCTACCTGGCGCAGAAGGCCAACGTCAAGCTCGAGATTTTGTCGGAGGGCGACAAGTCGCTGCTTAACATCTATCATGTGATGCAAGTCAACCCCGAAAAGTTCAGCAAGGTCAACGCCGAAGGCGCGAAGGCGTTTGTGGACTTTATGACGTCGCCCGATACGCAGCAAGTGATCGGCGACTTCGGCAAGGACAAATTCGGGCAGTCGCTGTTTACGCCCGACGCGGGCAAGAAGATGGAAGACCTGGCGTAA
- a CDS encoding AAA family ATPase has translation MKGIKIAVSGKGGAGKTTLSAALIRAYALTHRRVYAVDADPDASLALALGIPAEAAAQIRPVVEIKEHVQEAMGGEGGFFSLNPPLGEILDDFCFRLDNILFMRMGGLKKGGTSCYCRENAFLSAVLTALLLERDEVVVMDMPAGIEHLSRGTARGVDVLLVVTEPNRRSIHTGSLVLRLAGDIGIPRVAVIGNKVASPEDGGLVESAFPGRVIGTLPFDPAAYCGEGELGMGFRESVTKIKDAVDKERVSSDDQCN, from the coding sequence GTGAAGGGAATAAAAATAGCTGTATCCGGAAAAGGCGGTGCGGGAAAGACCACTCTATCGGCTGCTCTCATTCGTGCCTATGCTTTGACCCACCGGCGGGTTTACGCCGTTGATGCCGACCCGGACGCCTCGCTGGCGCTTGCGTTAGGGATTCCAGCCGAGGCGGCGGCACAGATTCGTCCCGTAGTAGAGATTAAGGAGCATGTGCAGGAAGCAATGGGAGGAGAAGGGGGGTTTTTTAGTTTAAACCCGCCCTTAGGGGAGATACTCGACGATTTTTGTTTCCGGCTGGATAACATTCTGTTCATGCGGATGGGGGGATTAAAAAAAGGGGGCACCAGTTGTTACTGCCGGGAAAACGCTTTTTTAAGCGCTGTTTTAACCGCACTTCTCCTGGAACGGGATGAGGTGGTGGTGATGGATATGCCGGCGGGTATTGAGCATCTCTCCCGCGGGACGGCGCGAGGGGTGGATGTTTTGCTGGTGGTGACGGAGCCGAACCGGCGGAGCATTCACACCGGAAGTCTGGTGCTAAGACTGGCGGGAGATATCGGCATCCCAAGGGTGGCGGTGATCGGGAACAAGGTGGCGTCGCCGGAAGACGGAGGGCTGGTCGAGTCGGCCTTTCCGGGCAGGGTTATAGGGACGCTTCCTTTCGACCCGGCCGCCTACTGCGGGGAAGGTGAATTGGGGATGGGGTTCCGGGAGTCGGTAACAAAGATTAAAGACGCAGTTGATAAGGAGAGGGTTAGTTCAGATGATCAATGTAACTGA
- the nuoE gene encoding NADH-quinone oxidoreductase subunit NuoE, with amino-acid sequence MINVTERAREIVGRYKGKDAVLIHVLEDAQNEFGYLPEEALEVVSKELGISLAEIYGVASFYARFYFTPRGRNIVRVCTGTACYVRGSGRILTKFEDELGLKNGETSEDLKYTLETVSCVGCCALAPVMVINEKTQRVLDAGKVLTSLKRSESVGQD; translated from the coding sequence ATGATCAATGTAACTGAACGGGCGCGGGAAATTGTCGGCAGGTATAAAGGGAAAGACGCGGTATTGATTCACGTTCTGGAAGACGCCCAGAACGAGTTCGGTTACCTTCCGGAAGAAGCGCTTGAGGTTGTTTCCAAGGAACTGGGGATTTCCCTCGCCGAGATTTACGGCGTGGCTTCCTTTTACGCGCGTTTTTACTTCACGCCGCGGGGGAGGAACATCGTACGGGTCTGTACCGGAACGGCCTGCTACGTCCGGGGTTCCGGGCGCATCCTCACGAAGTTCGAGGATGAGCTTGGTTTAAAAAACGGCGAGACATCAGAAGACCTGAAGTATACCCTCGAAACCGTAAGCTGTGTAGGGTGCTGCGCGTTGGCGCCGGTGATGGTGATTAACGAAAAGACGCAGCGGGTGCTCGACGCCGGTAAGGTGTTAACCTCGTTAAAGAGGAGTGAGAGCGTTGGCCAGGATTGA
- a CDS encoding NADH-quinone oxidoreductase subunit NuoF: protein MARIENRSVLEALSNDLAAERARVKHKVKVCMGTGCVGGGAEEVFRAFESEVERQGSDARVVPVGCQGFCQGGPIVSVDPQEFFLNRVSVLDVPKIVDLSVKRGKELVTHFYRNPDTGELCSRKADMPFYANQTRIAMKDLGQINPMDIEDYIAVGGYLPLAGVLTEMTPEAVIEEMKTSGLRGRGGAGFPAGRKWESARRSPGAKKYVICNGDEGDPGAFMDRSMMEGNPHAVLEGMLICAYAVGSDEGYIYVRAEYPLAVKRLEQAIIQARERGLLGENILGTGFAFDLHVKKGAGAFICGESTTLMVAIEGRRPSPRQTPPRSVEQGLWGMPTCLNNVETFVNVPAIIRNGGDWYARYGTEQSKGTKAFCITGNISNTGLIEVPMGMTLREVVYDVGGGVMGDGKFKAVQTGGPSGGCIPEAHIDAAVDFESLKSLGSMMGSGGMVVVDDKTCMVEFARFFLSFTQRESCGKCPPCRIGTYEMLQILNRIVAGEGREGDIERLEDIGWKIKQTALCGLGQSAPNPVLSTIRYFREEYEAHIRDKGCPARACTTLGSYVIGEDCVQCGLCRQSCSHGAIIETRDRYYIDNVLCQKCGTCLAVCPTGCVLVEPAVRKEAVGT from the coding sequence TTGGCCAGGATTGAAAACCGGTCGGTCTTAGAGGCGTTGTCCAACGACCTGGCCGCGGAGCGGGCACGGGTCAAGCACAAGGTGAAGGTGTGCATGGGCACCGGATGTGTCGGGGGCGGCGCGGAGGAGGTCTTCAGGGCCTTTGAATCGGAAGTCGAGCGCCAGGGATCGGACGCGAGGGTGGTCCCGGTCGGCTGCCAGGGGTTCTGTCAGGGCGGCCCGATCGTATCCGTCGACCCGCAGGAGTTCTTCCTGAACAGGGTCTCGGTGTTGGACGTGCCCAAAATCGTTGATTTATCAGTGAAAAGGGGCAAGGAACTTGTAACGCATTTTTACCGCAATCCGGACACGGGTGAGCTCTGCAGCCGGAAGGCGGATATGCCGTTCTACGCGAACCAGACGCGGATAGCCATGAAGGATCTGGGGCAGATCAACCCGATGGACATTGAGGATTACATCGCCGTCGGCGGGTACCTCCCGCTGGCCGGGGTGCTGACCGAGATGACCCCCGAAGCGGTTATCGAAGAGATGAAGACATCGGGACTGAGGGGCCGCGGCGGGGCCGGTTTCCCCGCGGGGAGGAAATGGGAGTCGGCGCGCCGGTCACCGGGAGCGAAGAAGTACGTTATCTGCAACGGGGATGAGGGCGACCCCGGCGCGTTTATGGACCGTTCGATGATGGAAGGGAACCCGCACGCGGTGCTGGAAGGGATGTTGATCTGCGCCTACGCCGTCGGGTCGGACGAAGGGTATATTTACGTCCGCGCCGAATACCCGCTGGCGGTGAAGCGCCTCGAGCAGGCGATAATACAGGCGCGGGAACGCGGGCTGCTGGGCGAGAACATCCTGGGCACCGGGTTTGCGTTTGACCTGCACGTGAAGAAGGGGGCGGGGGCCTTTATCTGCGGCGAGTCAACCACGCTGATGGTGGCGATCGAGGGCAGGCGCCCTTCGCCGCGTCAGACGCCTCCCCGCTCGGTGGAGCAGGGTTTGTGGGGGATGCCGACCTGCCTGAACAACGTGGAGACCTTCGTGAATGTCCCGGCGATTATCCGTAACGGCGGCGACTGGTACGCCCGGTACGGCACCGAGCAGTCCAAGGGAACCAAGGCGTTCTGCATCACCGGCAACATCAGTAACACCGGTCTGATAGAGGTCCCGATGGGAATGACGCTGCGCGAGGTTGTTTACGACGTGGGAGGCGGTGTCATGGGGGACGGTAAATTCAAGGCGGTCCAGACCGGCGGCCCTTCGGGCGGGTGTATCCCCGAGGCACACATCGACGCGGCGGTGGATTTTGAGTCGTTGAAGTCGCTGGGTTCGATGATGGGTTCCGGCGGCATGGTGGTCGTCGACGATAAGACCTGCATGGTGGAGTTCGCCCGGTTCTTCCTTTCCTTCACGCAGCGCGAGTCGTGCGGCAAGTGCCCGCCGTGCAGGATCGGGACCTACGAGATGCTGCAGATATTGAACAGGATTGTGGCCGGGGAAGGCCGGGAGGGCGACATCGAGCGCCTTGAGGATATAGGGTGGAAGATCAAGCAGACCGCGCTGTGCGGTCTCGGTCAAAGCGCGCCGAACCCGGTGCTTTCGACCATCCGTTACTTCCGCGAGGAATACGAGGCGCACATCAGGGATAAGGGATGTCCGGCCCGGGCCTGCACGACCCTGGGGAGTTATGTCATCGGGGAAGACTGCGTCCAGTGCGGTCTTTGCAGGCAGAGTTGTTCCCACGGGGCGATCATCGAGACCAGGGACAGGTACTATATCGACAACGTGCTTTGTCAGAAGTGCGGGACGTGTCTGGCGGTCTGCCCGACCGGCTGCGTGCTGGTCGAGCCGGCGGTCCGAAAGGAGGCGGTAGGGACATGA
- a CDS encoding NADH-ubiquinone oxidoreductase-F iron-sulfur binding region domain-containing protein, translating to MSDAVCEVTRAFEEYTEFTEEKLCGRCIPCMTAAPMIIDTLERLRRGEATTDDISQLESICSQVMIVALCKHGQKAVANLSQSVKNHREVFQSHAEKHHCPEGSCEGLLIYQVNPERCTQCDKCREVCPEGAIFGEPYIAYRTDNLPYIIVGEKCSHCGECAKVCADGAIEVV from the coding sequence ATGAGCGACGCGGTTTGCGAGGTTACCAGGGCCTTCGAGGAGTACACGGAGTTTACCGAGGAGAAGCTCTGCGGGCGCTGCATCCCCTGCATGACGGCGGCGCCGATGATTATAGACACTTTGGAGCGGCTGAGGCGTGGAGAGGCTACAACGGACGACATCAGTCAACTGGAAAGCATCTGCAGCCAGGTGATGATTGTAGCCTTATGTAAACACGGGCAGAAGGCGGTGGCAAACCTTTCTCAATCCGTTAAAAACCACCGGGAGGTGTTTCAATCCCACGCGGAGAAGCATCATTGCCCGGAAGGGTCCTGTGAAGGACTTCTTATTTACCAGGTGAATCCGGAGCGGTGCACCCAGTGCGACAAGTGCCGGGAGGTGTGTCCCGAGGGGGCGATATTCGGGGAGCCCTATATCGCTTACCGGACCGATAACCTGCCGTATATAATCGTCGGGGAAAAATGCTCGCACTGCGGGGAATGCGCAAAGGTTTGCGCAGACGGGGCCATAGAAGTTGTCTAA
- a CDS encoding molybdopterin-dependent oxidoreductase: MASSVTLTIDGKEISVPEGTTVLHAAKAAGIVIPHLCYCSGLKATGACRLCVVEIEKVRGLVVSCVRKVAPGMVVRTSTEQILEARRFIIELLLSRHPGLCLSCDKSGVCKLQRYAYELGIERPSYPVRDPGYPVDDANPFIVRNYNLCIVCGRCIRVCRGQGSDILDFVKRGIETKVATALDKPLQEAGCDFCGSCVGVCPTGALLEKKGRGKGREWELRAVESHCGYCGSACKLLYNLKGDDVVKVATERPADYLCARGRFGYSHIDGAARLETPLVRKNGELAPASWDEALEFVAGRLKGIKENYGPQAVGGIAGALATNETAYVFQKFIRAGLQSNNVDSGVRFSGLELLQKLEAVVGGTKGYAALNDVGAAGVILVVGDVWRRVPAVWGRIKQAADRGAKVVYIGFYAGRPVKIAKVWLRALPGSEHVVLQQMAQVVVRKEGNVKAEKEQITGFNRFAKSLKEAAGAPAGVSADDIAAAAELWMDAKAKGVVVLAVDGVTQQTGSAALNLCLLTGRVKKAFFPGHSLSNAQGVWRMGAVADCYPGLQPVSKAAARFSKLWGMAAPDTPGLAADEMLAQDSPLKALYVLQEDPVVSFPGGARVAARLNDLQLLVVQDLFLTETAKMADVVLPLASSLETGGTCVNAEGRVRQYGKVLPEKTLAVWQVIEQLASKMNFSLSYVSCRQVGEEARAVAPNFGITPGTSPRPAFQPVNGSGAKAEDAGSLRLVPFASRFGFYNDHWIKNSGLDDLLPYQGDFVAIAPEDADRLGLAEGAPVSVSTAYGQTGTVVQVDPGLPAGVVIMPAFAAKTNMLLGPDGPNGPVAAALTKL; encoded by the coding sequence TTGGCCTCATCAGTTACCCTTACCATTGATGGTAAGGAAATCTCCGTCCCGGAAGGAACCACCGTCCTTCATGCGGCAAAAGCAGCGGGAATAGTTATTCCTCATCTCTGTTATTGTTCCGGGCTGAAGGCGACAGGGGCGTGCCGTCTTTGCGTGGTGGAGATTGAAAAGGTCCGGGGGCTGGTGGTCTCCTGCGTACGGAAGGTGGCTCCGGGAATGGTGGTCCGCACCAGTACGGAGCAGATTTTAGAAGCGAGGCGTTTTATAATAGAACTCCTGCTTTCGAGGCATCCCGGACTCTGTCTGAGCTGCGACAAAAGCGGGGTCTGCAAGCTGCAGCGCTATGCTTATGAGCTAGGCATCGAACGGCCTTCCTACCCGGTGCGTGATCCCGGTTATCCCGTTGACGATGCCAATCCTTTTATTGTACGGAATTATAATCTGTGTATCGTTTGCGGGCGGTGCATCCGCGTGTGCCGGGGACAGGGAAGCGATATTCTGGACTTTGTAAAACGCGGAATCGAAACAAAGGTTGCTACCGCCCTGGACAAACCGCTGCAGGAGGCCGGCTGCGATTTTTGCGGAAGCTGCGTCGGCGTTTGTCCCACGGGGGCGCTCCTGGAGAAAAAAGGGCGCGGTAAGGGCCGCGAGTGGGAACTGCGCGCGGTGGAGAGCCATTGCGGCTATTGCGGCAGCGCCTGCAAGTTGTTGTACAACCTGAAAGGCGATGACGTCGTAAAGGTCGCAACCGAAAGACCGGCCGACTACCTTTGCGCCCGGGGGCGCTTCGGCTATAGCCATATCGACGGCGCGGCGCGGCTTGAGACTCCCCTGGTGCGTAAAAACGGGGAACTGGCTCCCGCAAGCTGGGATGAGGCGTTGGAATTTGTCGCGGGCCGCCTTAAGGGGATCAAAGAGAATTACGGCCCGCAGGCCGTCGGGGGGATCGCCGGCGCGCTGGCGACCAACGAGACGGCCTATGTTTTTCAGAAGTTTATCCGGGCGGGGTTGCAGAGCAATAACGTCGACAGCGGGGTGCGTTTTTCCGGACTCGAACTCCTGCAGAAACTCGAAGCGGTAGTCGGCGGCACGAAAGGATACGCCGCTTTGAATGATGTGGGCGCCGCCGGGGTGATCCTGGTGGTCGGCGACGTGTGGCGGCGGGTGCCGGCGGTGTGGGGTCGGATCAAACAGGCGGCCGACCGGGGGGCGAAGGTTGTTTACATCGGTTTCTATGCCGGCCGCCCGGTAAAGATAGCAAAGGTCTGGCTGCGGGCGCTGCCCGGTTCCGAACACGTCGTGCTCCAGCAGATGGCGCAGGTGGTGGTCCGGAAGGAAGGTAATGTAAAGGCCGAGAAAGAGCAGATTACGGGATTTAACAGGTTTGCGAAGAGCCTCAAAGAGGCGGCGGGTGCACCGGCCGGGGTGAGCGCCGACGATATTGCAGCGGCGGCCGAACTCTGGATGGATGCGAAGGCCAAAGGCGTGGTGGTGCTGGCGGTTGACGGCGTGACGCAGCAGACCGGAAGCGCCGCCCTCAATCTTTGCCTGCTGACCGGAAGGGTCAAAAAGGCGTTCTTCCCCGGGCATTCCCTTTCCAACGCTCAGGGGGTCTGGCGGATGGGCGCGGTTGCGGATTGTTACCCCGGTTTGCAGCCGGTTTCCAAAGCGGCGGCCAGGTTTTCGAAATTATGGGGGATGGCGGCGCCGGATACCCCGGGACTGGCGGCGGACGAAATGCTTGCCCAGGATTCCCCCCTGAAGGCGCTTTATGTGCTCCAGGAGGACCCGGTCGTGTCATTCCCGGGTGGCGCGCGGGTTGCCGCCCGGCTTAATGACCTCCAGCTGCTGGTGGTCCAGGACCTTTTCCTGACCGAGACGGCGAAGATGGCCGATGTGGTCCTGCCGCTGGCCTCCTCGCTGGAAACCGGTGGTACATGCGTGAATGCGGAAGGTAGGGTTCGACAGTACGGGAAAGTATTACCGGAGAAAACGCTAGCCGTCTGGCAGGTTATCGAACAACTGGCGTCGAAAATGAATTTCTCGTTGAGTTATGTATCCTGCCGTCAAGTGGGGGAGGAAGCGCGGGCGGTGGCCCCGAATTTCGGGATAACCCCCGGCACTTCGCCACGCCCGGCCTTTCAGCCGGTGAACGGTTCAGGGGCGAAAGCGGAAGACGCCGGTTCTCTAAGGTTGGTACCCTTCGCGTCCCGCTTCGGTTTTTATAATGACCATTGGATAAAGAACAGCGGACTTGACGATCTCTTGCCTTATCAAGGAGATTTTGTCGCCATCGCCCCGGAGGACGCTGATCGTTTAGGGCTCGCCGAAGGAGCACCGGTGTCCGTAAGTACGGCATACGGACAGACCGGCACCGTGGTGCAAGTAGACCCGGGCCTTCCGGCGGGAGTGGTAATAATGCCGGCTTTTGCGGCGAAGACGAACATGCTTTTGGGCCCTGATGGACCGAACGGGCCTGTAGCGGCGGCCTTAACAAAGTTGTAA